Proteins encoded by one window of Streptomyces sp. ALI-76-A:
- a CDS encoding methyltransferase domain-containing protein — protein sequence MPAPSARRLRSTARAMLPFPEPESWLDVGTGDARFPATAKEVFPYTSFDGLDATRRVERARRAERVEEAYVGLLTDPRITTRLRARYDVVSLLHHLPHTADPREELHAAVAVLRPGGHLLLEAPDPQCAFAALLGRRWLPRATGLRLLPLDDLRTELESRGCVIVRTDRRAAHIPEDLSAALSLALPRPLPHWLAATLLAAARILDHALAPLLSLTRFSNTYRLIARRETPAA from the coding sequence ATGCCAGCACCCTCCGCACGGCGTCTTCGCTCCACCGCCCGGGCGATGCTGCCGTTCCCGGAGCCGGAGAGCTGGCTGGACGTGGGCACGGGCGACGCCCGCTTCCCGGCGACGGCGAAGGAGGTCTTCCCCTACACGTCCTTCGACGGCCTGGACGCCACCCGCCGGGTCGAACGGGCCCGCCGGGCCGAGCGCGTCGAGGAGGCGTACGTGGGCCTCCTGACGGACCCTCGGATCACGACCCGGCTGCGCGCCCGCTACGACGTGGTCAGCCTTCTCCACCACCTGCCGCACACCGCGGACCCGCGCGAGGAACTGCACGCCGCCGTGGCCGTGCTGCGTCCCGGCGGTCACCTCCTGCTCGAAGCCCCCGACCCGCAGTGCGCGTTCGCCGCCCTCCTCGGCAGGCGGTGGCTGCCCCGGGCCACCGGTCTGCGGCTGCTGCCGCTGGACGACCTCCGCACGGAACTGGAGTCCCGGGGCTGCGTGATCGTCCGGACCGACCGCCGGGCCGCGCACATCCCCGAGGACCTGTCGGCGGCCCTGTCCCTGGCCCTGCCCAGGCCCCTGCCGCACTGGCTGGCCGCAACGCTCCTGGCCGCGGCCAGGATCCTGGACCACGCCCTGGCCCCCCTGCTCAGCCTCACCCGCTTCTCGAACACCTACCGCCTCATCGCCCGCCGGGAGACACCGGCCGCGTGA
- the cobT gene encoding nicotinate-nucleotide--dimethylbenzimidazole phosphoribosyltransferase produces the protein MSSLNLDDFTDLIERPDGGVRRDAEARRERQVVPPGALGRLDDLGEWLAAAQAAVPVRPIRQPRVVLFAGDHGIAELGVSAHPAGTAGKLVREVLDGGRPVSVLARRLGVPVRVVDMALDCAPESLPAEVTRHRVRRGSGRIDIEDALTPEEAEAAFRAGAAVADQEADSGTDLVVLGDVSVGGTTAAGVLIAALCGTDASVVTGRGGQAIDDLAWMRKCAAIRDALRRARPVLGDQMRLLATVGGADLAAITGFLLQSAVRKLPVILDGVVVAACALVGQRIAFRAPDWWLAGQKSGEPGQGKALDRMALEPLLDHGVTVGEGVGALLALPLVQAAAALAAELPEKPQAFETPEDSEGSEGSEGSEGSEQPEVSETSEASQASEASDKVEGGTKTGDAERAVDSEQVGKAAE, from the coding sequence ATGAGCTCGCTTAATCTCGACGACTTCACCGATCTGATCGAGCGCCCCGACGGAGGAGTGCGCCGCGACGCCGAGGCGCGCCGGGAGCGTCAGGTCGTGCCGCCCGGAGCCCTGGGCCGCCTCGACGACCTGGGTGAGTGGCTGGCCGCGGCACAGGCCGCCGTGCCGGTGCGGCCGATCAGGCAGCCGCGGGTCGTGCTGTTCGCCGGGGACCACGGGATCGCCGAACTGGGCGTCTCCGCGCACCCCGCGGGCACCGCCGGGAAGCTGGTCCGGGAGGTGCTGGACGGCGGCCGTCCGGTGTCGGTGCTCGCCCGGCGGCTCGGGGTGCCGGTACGGGTCGTCGACATGGCGCTGGACTGCGCGCCGGAGTCCCTTCCGGCCGAGGTCACGCGGCACCGGGTACGGCGGGGCAGCGGGCGTATCGACATCGAGGACGCGCTGACCCCGGAGGAGGCGGAGGCCGCCTTCCGGGCCGGGGCCGCGGTGGCCGACCAGGAGGCCGACTCCGGTACGGATCTGGTGGTGCTCGGCGATGTGAGCGTGGGCGGGACCACGGCGGCGGGGGTGCTGATCGCCGCGCTGTGCGGGACCGACGCGTCCGTGGTGACGGGGCGCGGCGGGCAGGCGATCGACGACCTGGCGTGGATGCGCAAGTGCGCGGCGATCCGGGACGCGCTCAGGCGGGCCCGGCCCGTGCTCGGCGACCAGATGCGGTTGCTGGCCACGGTGGGCGGCGCCGACCTCGCCGCGATCACGGGTTTCCTGTTGCAGAGCGCGGTACGGAAGCTGCCGGTGATCCTGGACGGGGTCGTGGTGGCCGCGTGCGCGCTGGTGGGGCAGCGGATCGCGTTCCGGGCGCCGGACTGGTGGCTGGCCGGACAGAAGAGCGGGGAGCCGGGGCAGGGCAAGGCGCTGGACCGGATGGCGCTGGAGCCGCTGCTGGACCACGGGGTGACGGTCGGGGAGGGGGTGGGGGCGCTGCTGGCGCTGCCGCTCGTACAGGCCGCGGCGGCACTGGCCGCCGAGCTCCCCGAGAAGCCGCAGGCGTTCGAGACGCCCGAGGACTCCGAGGGCTCCGAGGGCTCCGAGGGCTCCGAGGGCTCCGAGCAGCCTGAGGTATCCGAGACTTCGGAGGCTTCGCAGGCTTCAGAGGCTTCCGACAAGGTCGAGGGCGGCACGAAGACCGGGGACGCGGAGCGAGCGGTGGACTCGGAGCAGGTGGGCAAGGCGGCGGAGTAG
- a CDS encoding adenosylcobinamide-GDP ribazoletransferase: MSTTPSAPPPPSPPSPASWPDGLRFAFGTLTALPVQVTRWDREAARAGMLCAPAAGLAVGACAAVLGVLLLFLGAGPLLAAVASAAVPAVLTRGLHLDGLADTADGLGSGRPAADALRIMKQSDIGPFGVITLVLVLFAQVAALAQLYGASWTRGAVAAAVAATAARLALTLAARTGVPAALPEGLGAAVAGVVPVRGAAVTAAVVLAVAAGAGALLGTYDVVRTVLAVAAAVGAAELLLRHCTRRFGGVTGDVFGGLAETAATTALVLLTLGN, from the coding sequence GTGTCCACGACCCCCTCGGCTCCCCCACCTCCCTCGCCGCCCTCGCCCGCCTCCTGGCCGGACGGCCTGCGCTTCGCCTTCGGCACCCTCACCGCGCTCCCGGTCCAGGTGACCCGCTGGGACCGCGAGGCCGCCCGTGCGGGCATGCTCTGCGCTCCGGCGGCCGGACTGGCGGTCGGCGCGTGCGCGGCCGTCCTCGGGGTGCTCCTGCTGTTCCTGGGCGCGGGCCCGCTGCTCGCCGCCGTCGCCTCCGCCGCCGTGCCCGCCGTGCTCACCCGGGGCCTGCATCTGGACGGGCTCGCGGACACCGCGGACGGTCTCGGCAGCGGCCGGCCCGCCGCGGACGCGCTGCGGATCATGAAGCAGTCGGACATCGGACCGTTCGGGGTGATCACCCTCGTCCTCGTGCTGTTCGCCCAGGTGGCCGCGCTGGCGCAGCTCTACGGCGCCTCCTGGACGCGAGGCGCCGTGGCCGCCGCCGTCGCCGCGACCGCCGCCCGTCTCGCCCTCACCCTGGCCGCCCGCACCGGGGTGCCGGCCGCCCTGCCGGAGGGGCTCGGCGCGGCGGTGGCGGGCGTGGTCCCGGTGCGGGGCGCGGCGGTCACCGCCGCCGTCGTCCTCGCGGTGGCCGCGGGCGCGGGAGCGCTCCTGGGCACGTACGACGTCGTCCGCACGGTGCTCGCCGTCGCCGCCGCCGTCGGTGCGGCCGAACTCCTGCTGCGGCACTGCACGCGACGGTTCGGCGGGGTGACCGGGGACGTGTTCGGGGGCCTCGCGGAGACGGCGGCGACCACCGCGCTCGTCCTGCTGACGCTCGGGAACTAG